The following is a genomic window from Equus asinus isolate D_3611 breed Donkey chromosome 3, EquAss-T2T_v2, whole genome shotgun sequence.
atattccatcTCACTCAAAATTAAAGAAACGCCAATTAAAACACCACTGAGTGACGATTTCTCACCTAACAGATGGGTGAAAAACGTCTCCTATgttctgttgcccatgttcctaagagggagggaggcaggtacTCACACAGGGCTGGTGCATGCAAACCTGTACACCCATTCTGAAGGGAAAGCTGGCAATGCCTAGTAGATTATACACACATTTGCTTCTGACCCACAATGCCACTTCTAACAATATGCTGTGAAGATAAACctctaacaacacaaaaacacatAGTAACAATGTCATTCATCACAACTTTCTAATTGCAAAATACTGGGGAAATCTAAATATTCATAGGAGAGTGGTTGATAAACCACTATGGAACAGTCCCGCAATGAAGTACTAGGCAACcgtaaaaaaagaatgaggaagatacCTCTGAGCCAACAGGGTGTGATTTCCAGGATATATTATTAAGTGAGAAAGCAAATTGTAAAAGACTCTTTTTAAGAAGGAGTGGGCCAGGGGGAAAAACGCTTGTtctggggaggggctgtgctATCAAGGGAGCCTTAGGTGTTTGTGACTGCAGGTGTGCCTGCCTTGTGGCAGCATAAAAAAAGAGGTACCAGTGATCAACCAGTCTCTTAAATATGATAATCAGATCCACATCATAGACTTTGATGATGAAAATATCCTTATAAGTAAAAATGTTCTCCTTCATCAAGCAGGTGAAACTAAGCACACGAATGCCAGTCTACCAGATACGAGTGTGCTGGCAACATTCTACAGTACAAGTCACCGGCTTCTTCCCTCGGGGGCTGGATACTCCTGGAGGGTCCTGGAATGTGTGCTATTTGTCTTTGTGTCCTGAGTGCCTTGCAAAGTGCTGCATACTGTATATAAGGTCACCATACATCCTGGTTTCCCTGGAACAGCTCTGGTTTATGCCTGACATTCCTCCAGTTagtgtttcctttcttttaaaaatgtctcagTTTAAAATGATAGATTACATATGATTACCTTTCCCTTACATAACGGGCACTCAGAAAATATGTACTGAGTTGAATtgaataatttggaaaatatcgAAGTAATAGTTTCAGTGAAGTTTAAAAATGTGTAGTGAATTTGTCTTAGAGACAAGGGTGCTAAGAAATGCTGAGGAAAGAAGTAGGAAGATACATAGGAAAGATGGTTACTAAGCAACTGCATCAGTCCTGGTGTGCCCCAAAGGCAGAGCCCCACACTGGAAATGAGGAGACATGTGTGACCCCAAACAGGGTTCTTACCCTttctttgtctcagtttcctcatttgtaagctAGAAGCAATGAGTGCTTTCCGCACCTCACAGGGTTATGTTTAGAATCAGTGAGATGAGATGTAAATgtgcattaaaaattaaaaaggaaactgtACATAAAATCGTCTAGTTCTTTTTGCCAAATTGTCCCCAGTTATTTTGCAATTCTTCCTCTCTACTCTTGAGGAATTAAACCAGGAGCAGGGACAACAGAGGTGAAGGGCAATGGCTTTGTGTTCATGACACGGGGGAATGGTAGAAAGACAACCAGGACTGGTAGTGGGAAAACCTGGATTCTAGTTTTCCTCTGCTATTTGGTAGCTGTGTGGTTTTGGACCAGAAGTAACCTCTGagttctctatctgtaaaatagagacaattatactaaaagaaaaaatgagaaaccaTCACTTAAAAGAAAGCatcatcttaaaaagaaaaatggagaaaattcaaTGAGTTGCTCTGAAAAGATTTACTTTATAATTCTGCACTCTGTGAAAACAGGCTTATGAAGATCTATGCAAACAGTCACAGATAGCTAGAGATGCTTGGTGTCCTGAGTCTCCCATAGGCACGGAATAGCTCAttctgagaaaggagagaggggggAAAGTGCACAGACAGCACTGTTCAGCTGTGACATCTTGTGTTACAACACAGCAGCCATCCACGGATAGCAATCAGAAGCATGATAAGAACACAAAATCTTAATAAATGTCAGTGCTTTGTACCAACAAGAAAGAGTACCTGTATTATGCTACCTTGTCATCTTAGGTAGaagggaaaataggaaaatataccCAGATCTgctcatttgttaaaaaaaaaaaaaaaaaaaaaagcacagaaaggaaaaatgaatggaACTGGGAGGATGTAAGAACCAGGGAAGAAAGGCGAatgaaaataggaagagaaaggatCAAAGTGCAGTGGTCACTTCTTGGCTATATCTTTTCACATAATTTTGACTGAGAATTATGTTAATGTTTCAcatactcaaaaaaataaacgttataatattaaaaaataggtCCCAGCAAAAGAGATGGTGGCAAGGCAAAAGTGCCATCGTGGAGGGATTCAGagtctccccagccccaggtggcCAGATGCCTCTGGGCCAGTCCCCAGGGTACCCTATGGACTATCCCCAGGCGACAGGGCAGACCCCTTTatccaataagtatttattggagacctactatgtgccagttgCTAGCCTAGGCCCTGGGGATATGCTGTGACAACAGACCCAGAGTTCTCCTCTAGTCTGGTGGGGACCCTGTGCTCACCTTAAAGACCTTAGAGACAGTTAATTGCCTGCAAGCACACGGGGCCCACTAGTGCCAAAAGTCGCTGGGATTAGCCTGTTGGGTACCACATTTTAAAGAGGGAATCCCTTCGTTTTAGGAAAGtctaaaagaaacagagagaaaaggactGTTGGCCATGGATGGGAAGAGGTGCAATAAATATTGTGCACAAATTCCATATGATTGGGCAGGGCATCACACTGCATGGGGATGATGTAAACGTCTGTCTCTCGTGCAAGAATGGGATAATATAAAGGACAGACCCCTCGTTCCCTCAGTATGTTCGGAGCTTAGGCCCGAGCGAGCCCACAGTAGGCGCTCAAAACATGTCTTGGGGCCTAGTCCCGGTGGAGCGTTTTATTGTGTGTAGGGCAGATACACTCACACCCCTGGCACGCCGTCTCCGTCTCATTTTAAGAACGGAGATGACGACGGCCCCCCCTCACGCGCaagggagacacacacacatacgcacgcCCCGCATTACACTGTCTGTGCTGCACCCGATCCTGCCCCAGAGCCTCGGGCTCCGGAGCTGTTCTGGCCTGCGCACGGGCCCAGCTACGCCAGCCGCCGGCTTGCTCGAGTTCTCCCGACGCCGCGGGCGGTGGCTAAGGTGGCTCCCGTCGAGCCGGAAGGGACGAGAGCGGCGTCCGGATTCCAGTCTCGGGCGGGCGGCTCGCAGGGCTCCCCAGCCCCGGAGAGGCCGGGAGAAGGGGAGACGAGGCCGGCCTGTTGGCGGCGATGCCCCAGCGCCAGTCCGAGCCGCGGGAGGCGAGTGGGGAGGGCGCTGAGCCCCGAGCCCGCGCTGCGTGTCCCCGCCCCGCGGCGGGCGCCCTGGACAGCCCGCGTGCCCGCAGGGGCTGGGCGAGCGCGACCCTCGCCTCTGCAAGCTCGCcccaggggcggggccggggccggggtcGCCCCTTCCGCACCGAAGGCTCATCTGCGCTGCTCGCGAGCTGGTCTCACGCTCCAAGTCCCGTTTGATCCTCGCAGCGAACTGGGAAAGGAAGGCGAGGCGGGGACCCGAGAGCCGACTTGGGACTCACGGCTGCTGATGCCAAGTCTCTCCTTTCTTCCACAACTTCCTAGAGCGCGACAGTCGCCGCAGGCATTCCACCGTGGAGTAAGGCGCTGGCAGGTCTTCGGCCCCACGTCTGTCCCCGGGGTGGCCGGCAGCCGCGGCTCGGCCGCCTGCGCTGAGGCCGGTTACTGCAGCTGACGCGCGCCGCGCCTACCGCCAGCCTCCCAATGGAAACAGGGTTCTCGATTCGCTTCCTCTCCGGTGTCAGGGGCTTGTAAATGCTCATTCACCAGACATTTGCCGGCACCTCTGCGGGGAAGAGGACGCGATAATACTGTTTTTCTAGGAAATCGTGGGATATGTTTTATGAGCATTAAAATATTGGACTCAttaattaatcttttttaaagactggcacctgagctaacatctgttgccaatcttctgttttttcttcttctccccaaagcaccccccatgtagttatatattctagttgtgagtgcctctggttgtggcatgtgggacactgcctcagcatggcctgatgagcggtgccatgtccacgcccaggatccgaacccgggaaACTCGGGGCCACGAagcgagcgcgcgaacttaaccagtcagccacgggctggcccaACTCATTAACGTTTATCCTACGTATTTATCCTGAGCAAGTAACCCAAAATGTCGACAGGGATGAAAACACAAAGATGTTCTCTGAAGCCCTATTTTCAGTGACcaaaaaaattagatatagtCATCTAAAAGTATAAACACAGTCTATTATGGTCCATTCATAACATGGACTATTATATTGCCATTTCGAAACAGTATATTTGTTAAAACTCTCTAATGAAGTGGTGGACATGCTTAtgatgtaaattttaaatatgcaaacGTGCATATACCCTCTGAGCTCATACACGCAAAAATATGAGAGAAGGAAGTGCGCTAAAATGTTATCTCTGGAtggatcttgttttcttttcaacttttcctcattttccattttttccaaagTGTGCATGGTGAGTTTtatactcagaaaaaaataaaataaaagctagatAAATGTATGGGTCATTGAAAGATTTCCACATCTCTGAGGACAAAGTGACGTCTCTTTCAGGAAAACAATGGGGGAGGTACTGTTTTGGCAAAACGAGAGTGCCCCCATGCTCTGCCATCGACGACCTGGCCCATCCGCTGagtggcttaacctctctgatcgctaagcttcacttaaaaaaaaaacaagaaactggAAACACTCTGGGTATAGCTTTGATGTAAAAAGTAAATGATACGATGTATAAGAAATTATTACTTGGCTGCACCATCAAATTCATCAAAAACTTGCCTGAATTTTTGTGAGAAGTTTTGCACCCACTAGCCTGGAGAGAAGAGTTTCAGTTTATCTGGATTTCAGAAAATAACGCCCAGTTTTTGCAATACTGAATTCGCCTAATAAGGTTTAAGAAACGTTTGATCTGAAATCCCAGAAAGAACTCTAGTGAGATCCcattttgattaaaatatatttgtaaactcCTTAGATTTCTGTTGTGCTGAGACTGCTGACTCGAATCATGTTTTCTTGAACCAGGTAGGTGGGGAACAGCAGTGGATATTCCTTGATGGTTTCATACGCATTATCTcccttaattctcacaaccatccCATGATGGGCGTCGTCTTATCTTCATTTTACGAAGTCTAAACTTTGAGAGGCAAATACTTGGCCCAAAGCCCACAGTTGGCTGCTGCggagccagggctgggcctgCTGACTCCACCTCCACCTCCGTCACCACTGCACCACGCGGTACCGCTGTGTCCGCGGAGCGTTTCCGGGGATCTAGTGCCCGTCACAACTTGCAGTCCCTTCGGGGGGGCGCGGCGTTCACACACGCACGCTCGCTCAGGACAATCAACTTTAGGGAGGctaaagaggaggagagaaggaacttGGGAATAGCAGGGCAAGGTGAGCCCCGTCTGGCACCTCCACGTGGCCGGGTCTATGgccttcccccctccccacctaCTCGCGGCGGGGGCTGCTAAGAGCGCGGGGCGGGGGGAATATAGCTCCCAAGCGTTTTCTTCGCTCCCGGAGCTCAGACGCTCCTCCTGAGAAGTGGCAGATCCGGGCACCACAGACCTGGACTCGGCTCAGCGCTAGACATTTCCACCTCAGTCTAGGTAGGCCATGGCGGGTCAAGACTCGCTCCTCGGCTGTCCAGCCTCTGCTCCCTGGAAGGAgctccccacccctggccccGCCCTGAACCCACTAAGACCCCCGCGTGCACCTCCAATTCTGCGGGTGCCTAGCCGTCCCCACCTGAGTTTCCCTCTGCCGCAAGAGCGGAGAGTCGAGCTACGACCCGGCCGGCTGGACCGGCTCAGGTTGCAGAGCAAGGGTTCCACCCCCCATCCCCGTACTTCCACCAGGAGAGTCCCTGCGGACCCTGGGTTGACTTCGGAAGCTCCCGCTTGTACCGTATTTACCGAGATACAAGCCGCGCGCAGCACCATTTCTCCCGTTTTCCTTGCTTTTGAGAACCATCAATAAGAACTAGACCTTTCCAGAAGGTGGCTGGGGGTGGAAGAGGAATTCGAAGGGCGCGGGAAGAAAGCACTTGGGGAGGACAGTGCTGGGTTAGCACGTGGTTTCTGAAGGAACCAATGGGATCGGCGGTCTCCTCACTGGTCACCAGGCCGGCAGGGATGGCCCAGAGGAAAGCGCAGTTCGGGAGGCTGGGCGTCTCTCCCAGAGCTTGGCGCTGCGGTGCCTGCAGCAACAAGACAAGAAGCTCAGGGCGCTGCGCTTCCCCGGGACTGCGGacgcccccgccccgcctcctcctccttcgGGATGCTGCTGAGCCCTGTCACCTCCACCCCATTCTTGGTCAATGACATCCTGAGGCTGGAACGCGAGCAGATTGGCCCCGAGGCCTTGCAACTCCCGAGGGCACGGAGGAGCCCGGAAAGCTCTCAGTACCTGCGACTGGTCCCAGAACTCCGAGGTTCGGAGGCTCACAACGCTGGTGGCGGGGACGGCGACAGAAGGCAGGAGGGGTCGGAGCCTCCTGGGGGTCCCTGTGAGATGGTCACGGAGATGGACGCGGAACCCGTAGAGGAGCCACGTGAGTATGCGCTCTGGTCTTGCCCCTACAGGGAAATCGTGAGGGGGGATGGGTCATTACCAATTGGCTCGTGGGGGGCACGCACTCCTGCTCTTCCTGGCTCCAAGGACCTGTCcccattttcctcatttgaagAGTCCAAAGACAGGTCTCTCAGCCCCCTCTGCCGTCCCCTCCAGACACCCAGCGTGCTTCACACAGCCCTAACGAAAATAACGTCCTGAATCTTAGGGATTCACTATTTCCGCAGCCTGTCCTCTGATTCCCACGAACCATCAGCCCCACTTAAAGCCACAGTTGCCAGAAAGTCCAGCTTCTCTTTCTTACAGCAAAACCCTCTATAGCGTCTTAGCTTTGCAACATCACCGCCAGCCTTCCCGGCCGTCTCCGAATCTCTCTACCCTACACCGTCTGCCAGAAGCGTAGCCATCCAAGCAGCGGGGCTCTTTGGGAGTGGAAACGCCATAGGCTCTGGGGTCACTCCCAGGACGCCTTTTCTTGGTGCTTGCTGAGTGGCCCAGCCAGCCCAGTCACTCGTCTGCCCGGGTTCCTCGCCCTGAAAATGAGAGGTGGCACCAGACCGGGTGGCGGCGGAGTCTCTCGGAGTCTGGGAGGTTTCAGCTGCTCTGGGAGACGACTCCGGCCGAGTTTCGGCGCCTGGTCTCCTAAGGCGCCACCTCGTTCCCCGGCCCCCGCGTCCAGCGGCGGGAAGGGAAGGGACCGGCAGGGAGTGTTGCGTTGGTGGCGCGACTCCGCAAGAGAGGCGCGACGTTCTGAGAAATGAAGAAGCCGGTCTTTCTCTTGCTGAACCTCTGCGCCTCGGTCCGCGGCTGCCATGAGGGTCTGGGGGCCCGCGAGGCGCCTGCAGTCGTCGGCCTCCTCTGCCAGGCTGTGCTATGGCCCCTCCATTCAAGGCGCAAACTGACTAACTAGTTCGGAGTTATTCACGACTTGGGCAGGCTGGTTATTAGCGACTCCAGAAGTCTGGAGAGCCCTGAATTTTCGGTGTTCTCAAAGAAGCCGGTGGGTTTTCTGCAGCGTCCTCTAAACACTGAGCTCCCTGGGCGCTGCTTAGCCCTCTGGGCGCTCGCTCCAGCTCAGCTGAGAAAGGGTCGCGCTCCTGGGAGCACCGCCGTCCTCACAGCGAAGGCACCTGCAGCGCGTTCCTCCTCCGCTGGGGACCCCGGGCGGCGACACTTCCGCAGCTGCCCTGGACGCCGAGAAGGGGCCCGCGCCGGCTACGGCTCCGGGAACCAAGCCCAGGGCCTCGGCAGCGACTGCGTGGAGAAGTGACCTCCCCGGTGGCCTCCGCGCCCCTCACCTGTCCCCAGCCGACCCACCTTGCTTTCAGGGCCGCAGGGCGAGAGGGGCTCGGCTTGCGCGCAGGAGAGCGCGGGGTGCCTGGGCCGCGGCCCTCAGCCTGCGTGGTGACTTCCAAGCGAGGGCCTGCTTGTTCCACAGAGTTGCTGAAGGtcatttgttacttttcgattTCCTAAGAAAAATCCTCAGTATTTTTCTTCGCGAGGAGAGGTGTCCTCAGTTTCTCTGTGCACAGGCTTCTCTGAAGGAAGTCTTTATTTCCTCAAACTTTAAACACCAAACGgccccatcccccctccccccaggagaTTGTGCCAGCAGGTTGAGGATTTGGAGTCGGGTTCCAACCCTCATGGGCTCTAACTAGGCGTGTCCGGCTCCACCTTTCCACGAGCTTGAATCCACTCCACGTTCCTGGTTTTCTCCTGGGGTGGGTTTCCGTGAAAGCTCAGCCTTTCCTCTCTGCCCAGCCTTGGGTAAAAGCCGAGCTTAGCCAAGACAGGAGAGCGGCGGGAAGAGGGAAGGACGGGCTGCATCTCGGCGGGCTGCGGGCACAGCCTCCTCGGGGCCTCGGAGAGGACTCTGTCCCAGGGAAGAGAAGTCTGGGGAAGCCGACGCCACCCACTTGCCAGGGACACCCCAAAAGAGAAAGAGGCCGCTTTTCAAAAAGCCAAATGTGGATCTCAACTTCATATATTCCTCAAAGAGAACCTCAGTTCCGGGCTAAGAGTCACAAAATATttcgttttattttattttgttaactcGGATTGCAGAGCACTGGGTCCACCAAAGTCCTCTCCTGGGTCCCTGGTGCCAGTGGAGCACTTCACGACCAAAAGGACAAGGGTGTATGCAAAGGTGGGGTGAAGGTGGGAGACACGGAGACTCTTGTCCTTGGGCTAGGAGCCAAGGACCCCGCGATGCGCGCGGCACCACGACGGATAAGCAGGCGGACAGGAGCCTCCTCCAGCAAGCATGTCCCCGAGTTTCGGCGCCCTCTCGCCCCCGCTCCCCCCTTCTCGAAGAAAAGCTTCGTCAAACTCGCCCACCCTCTAGAACTGAATTCACAGCAAGCCGCCCCCACCCAACCCCCACAGGCACAGGCGttctgagaagaaaaggaagctgtCTGAGACTCTTCGTCCAGTCTGCCTTTGGGGAAACGGCTGTACACCGGGAACCGCAGAGTGTCACAATTTACATTATGTGCCAGCAGGTAGAAAAGCCACAGAGCTTGGGGAGAGGAACACTCAGACCAGCCCGGGGTGGGGTAAGGCATCAGCAGGGGGAGAAGCGGGCGCGAAGTGAAGGCTACGTGGGGAGAGGGGCGTCCCTTGAAAACAATGTAAGAATCGCTCGGGCGAGCCTTCGGCTGGCGCTGACGACCTTCCTTCCTGTGCTTTTAGAGCCCGGCCTCCGCGGCGGGACCAGGGTGCCAGAGCGCTGCGGAGGCGACTGCGAGCGCAGCGACCGCCGCGAGCAGCCCGGAGCGCGGCAGCGGCGGAGGCCGCGCGTGCTCTTCTCGCAGGCGCAGGTGCTGGCGCTGGAGCGGCGCTTCAAGCAGCAGCGGTACCTGTCGGCGCCCGAGCGCGAGCACCTGGCCGGCGCGCTGCAGCTCACGTCTACGCAGGTCAAGATCTGGTTCCAGAACCGGCGCTACAAGTGCAAGAGGCAGCGCCAGGACAAGTCCCTAGAATTGGCGGGCCACCCCCTAGCGCCGCGCCGGGTGGCGGTGCCCGTGCTGGTGCGGGATGGCAAGCCCTGCCTGGGCCCGGGCGCGCCGGCCTTTCCCGGGCCCTACGGCGCTGCAGCGGCGCCCTACTCCTGTTACCGCGGTTACCCGGGCGCTGCTTACGGCGCGGGCTACAGCGGCGGCTACGCGGGCGCGCCCCCGGGCCCCGTGCCGCCCGCATCCCTGGCCAGCGCGGGCTTCGGCGGGGGCGGCCAAAATGCCAGCCCGCAAGGCCACCTGCCCTCCACGCTGCAGGGTGTCAGGGCCTGGTGAGGCGCCTGGGCTCGGATACAGCCTCCAGGGCCAGGCGCTCAGTCGCCGCCCCTCAGCCAACGGGTCGCGGCCAGGATGGTGGGATGGTGGGCCGCCGCCGCGGAGGAAAGAGGCGACCCGacgccccaccccccccccgccccaagaTCCCTGGGACTACGAATTGCCCCCCACGAGCCTTCCAGCTGAAGGCCCTGGGGACGCTCCCCGCCCTCCTCAAGATACTAAACGCGGGGCCTTCACCTGCCGCCCGCGAAGCAGCTCTGGGAGCCGGGAGGAAAGCCAAGGTGGCCGGAAGTTTCGGGTGTCGGAGCAGGACTGACGCAGGGGACTTTTCGGGCCTCCAACCCAGGGACTGAGGCTCCTTCATTTGTGTGCGGCAGCCCCAGGACGCTAGGAGGTTGATTTAGGGGGTGTCCTAAAGGACCTCGGTCCTCCAATTAGAGGCAACAGGtgggggaagaaggagaaaaggagacgagtgaggaaaggaggatgaagagccaggaagaggaggatctGGGAGGTCAGGAAGAGGGACTACCGTGGGAGACGCGCCCTCCCGCGGGGTTTaacctgccccctccctgccgcCGCCAAAGGCTGCGCCCCTGGGGACTCAGTGCTAATCCGGTGCAGGCCCTTCTCGAGCCTCAACTGCTCCCCGGGAAGAACTCGCTGCCTTCTGGTTCTTCCCTTGCTGTCAGTGCATTTTGTCTCTGGTATACGGCTCAGCATCCTGAGTAAATATGctaaatatatttgtgtgtgtttgtatgcgTATGGGCCATTAGAATCTGTCCAGCTCTCCGTCACCTCTAAACAACGTCGAATTAAAGTAATAAGGAAATCCAGAAGTTCTGAGTCCCCAGTATACACGGAATTCTCTAGGGAGACAAGACCTAGTCGGCCCTGGAGACAGGTGCCCTGATTTCTCTTCTCACACCCCCTCTCCCTCCGCAGGTTTTCTTTCAGAATATAAGGTTCCTAAATTCCCCATCAGGAAAGGAGGCCCCTCGTGGCTGTAAGTCCTCACATGATGGGTAGGAAGCCTGAACTTTCCAGGAAATTATGAGTCCCTTCCCCAAATACATCTGAAGTCGTGCAAACTGAAGACTGAAAACaaactcattttcttaatgggaaTATACAATCAAAGAAAACATTTGTCTTTGGTGGGCACCACTAGGAAaatcaggttcttttttttccctggatAGCATTTTTAGACAATAGAAAACTCTGGTCCTTCATCCCTTCAACCACTAACTTCTCAAAAGttaaattctattatttaataaattctaaTGTTTAATTAAAAGGCATTGGGcctgcattttctcatttctgaatGTGCCTGGTTTTTACTAACGTGGGAAACAGAGGCTGCCTGGTCCTATGTAAAATATTCCTGACTAGTGATTGTTTACATGTCTTCAAGTTTATATGTTTAAGCTAAAAAGAGTAATAGTTCGTGTTTTTCTTACTACCGTTTCCTtacatttctctccttttttcctccatccctctcctcttttatttctctgtcttcacTGTTAATAAAAGTGCGTTTGGAAACACGCTGCAGTGTCTTCCAGTTACAACAAGTGTTGTGCCCCTCCTGTTAAAAGGAGCAGTATGTGCGCTTTAAATTCAGAAATCTCAGTAAATATTCTTTGGTCAATTAAGCCAAGATAAAAAAAACTATAGATTACAGTTAACATCTCCATCCTGAGAAAATTGTCACTCAGGGCTCTCATTCTTCTTTCACTTCGGGGGTTCTCTTACAGGAGGACAAGCTACCTGTGGACACTGGCCTTAGAGTCAGGACGGCTGAGTGTAAGTTCGATGCTGCCCCTGGGTAACCAACTGTCTGGCCCTCAGTTGTTAAGTGAGTTGTATTA
Proteins encoded in this region:
- the NKX2-6 gene encoding homeobox protein Nkx-2.6, with protein sequence MLLSPVTSTPFLVNDILRLEREQIGPEALQLPRARRSPESSQYLRLVPELRGSEAHNAGGGDGDRRQEGSEPPGGPCEMVTEMDAEPVEEPQPGLRGGTRVPERCGGDCERSDRREQPGARQRRRPRVLFSQAQVLALERRFKQQRYLSAPEREHLAGALQLTSTQVKIWFQNRRYKCKRQRQDKSLELAGHPLAPRRVAVPVLVRDGKPCLGPGAPAFPGPYGAAAAPYSCYRGYPGAAYGAGYSGGYAGAPPGPVPPASLASAGFGGGGQNASPQGHLPSTLQGVRAW